The Clarias gariepinus isolate MV-2021 ecotype Netherlands chromosome 24, CGAR_prim_01v2, whole genome shotgun sequence region ATGTGTATTTGCCTGGTCTCACACTTAAATTAGGTGGTTCTGGTACCATAAAACTAAGGAATCTAATCGATGTGGCTGGACCTGACCCAAGTGATGTATCTTCACTGGCTACTGCTTTAGGACAAAAGGTCTTTACAGCAAGCTgggattattataaaaatgtggggaaaaaagacTAACTGAGGAAGAACTGTTCTTATTGCAAAATTTTGGTAATGGAATTTCAGTTCCTAGATATATAGGAGATCTATTTCCAAAAATAGTTATTTCACCTGACTTGAGGGGCATGTCTGGTATTTTGCTGAATTAAGAAGGATTgcaaaatttagatttttctttggTGATAGGAACATTGTTGTACAGgtgttttgttaaaatttgtaataaagtggtattaaattgaaaaaagacACTGTGTGGCGAGAAAAACTTGGATTGCAAAATGAGGAAAAACAAGCCTGGAGGGTGATGTACAAACCACCATTGAATAAGCAAACCGGTGATCTGCAGTGGCGAATATTACACGGGGCTATTGCTGTAAATGCTTTTGCTTCTGTTGTAAACTTGGATGTTGttgataaatgtgtttttagagTAAGAGAAActgtttttcattgttttacagAATGCATCAGATTGAagtcattttttgttttattgagtAATTTGTTTTTGAGATTTCAAGAAAAGTTCACTACTAATATGTTTGTTTTAGGACTGAAGTTTTGtcaaaaacaaagaattaaatggCAGTTAATGAATTTTATTCTTGGACAAGCTAAACTTGCGATTTATGTCACAAGGAAAAATAGAATGGAGGACAGACATAGTCAGGATGCTGCACTTCTTTTTAAAGCTTCTTTAAAAGCCAGGGTTGGTGTTGAGTACAAGTATTACAAACTAATGCATGGTATGGAGTCTTTCATGTTAAAGTGGTGTTACAATGATATTATCTGTACTGTATTTGAAGGTGAACTAATTTTTGATTTGTTATTATGTTGAACTTGTTTGTACACTATGTGATACAGTGACTTTGGTTGGTTGAATATtcttaaataaagtttatttctaaaaatctaaaaaaaatctctctctcagtctattataagaaataattcTTAAGTCTGTCACTTACCTGAGAAACCATCTGTACTAAagactttttgttgttgttgtggtaaCACAGTACCAGTTTCCTTACCACAGTTTCTCACCACTGCcactactgtgtgtgtaactgttctGTGAGTTTGATGTGAGTAACATTTCTCACACTGCCAGAAGTTGTCTTTGTTTATCGTGGCACAAAATCATACCCTGGTGAACATGTCATGTTAGGCCCAAAGTCCATCTTCACTTCAACATTGTTAGAACAGCCAAAGCTCCATTCATGATAACTGTGATGTTTCACAACAGGGTTTCAGTTCTTGTGTTTGCATCTTCATAGATGTTTCTAGCTTTAGCTGTTGTCTAAACCTCATCAAAGATAATTGGCCACTtacaaaaatactaataaaaatacacttttgATTGAGAACTCGTGGCCTATTACATATTTAACTATTGATTATAAATTTctgaaaatattaatataatacaaactataaataaatatttagcttTGGTGACACTATTGAACACTATTGGACTTTTATTTACCAGGGAATAAATAGTTCtgttggaattaataaaaaaatgtagggaatatttgattttaagtgttttatgatattctgtgtacgtgagaacagagtgttttttaccatgacacaagctgcactttcaataaacacattttatagtagtttatgttaaaggtcgtaaaactgttgaatgctgtaaatgcagagctacttccaagtttatgttcttcttcaccttatcttttataaacattccagaccagatgtaaacactcctgcatccacctttttggttctgtgtgtgtgtgtgtgtgtatatatatactccgttttcccacaataaactttgaacgtctcactgagcattGACTGCTGTGtgtttcattgaggggttccctggccaggcgggacaagcagaatataggctgagcactgagtagacaaaaggaggtgtACCAATATTCAAGAAATTCTTACAACAAACATCCCACATATTTAAGATTAATCATGAAGTGAAACACAGCtgaaaattcagaaaaaaaaacgtagttACTTTTTTCGTCTTAAATGCTAATTTCTTCATtcataaaaaagatttaaagccACAGTTATTTCTAGCCACAGTTATCTTTCCCCtcgtttataataaaaaaatactcacttcttaaaactttttaaccaattaaatttaattaaaagaacaaTAGACTTTTACAGTTCTGCACATTTTTTCCATCTGTCTCTTGGTAATAATTCTTTCACTGTTTCTATCATGCGACTGTCCTCTCGcatctttgtctttttgttttatattcttCTAATACTAATTCAGTATTTGTCCTTTGCTGTAATTAATGTGTATTTTTACGTTGATTAATGCCATAGTATTctattttgtaatgttttaagttATTGTAGTAAAAAACTGTTATAATGCTACCACaatctcagccaatcagagacaaGAGTATGGTCActcccagccaatcagaagatGAAGGGAGGGATCGCCTATTTTTTGCCTTTACTTCTGCTTTTAATGCGCTTCATCACTGTGTGTTAGCTTatattgtcattattttaatcCGCATAAGGTAAATACATACTTACCTTACTTACTTATACTTACCATGTTCTTTATGTATCTTTAGGTAACTTTGTACTTCTTCTCTAATATAaggtagctctcggcctgttctCAAAGTCTCTATGTAGCTGTAATCCGTGGACTGATACGGTTCACTCCCCGCCTGTCTCTCCGTGCGCGTGTCcgacacacatttacattaaatctGATGAACTCAGGAATGAAATCTGATGGAATGTGTTTAATGTGGCATTAAAATATGTTATATGATGGGAAGTGCATTCTGCATTTGCAAACGGTCCTAAACCCTATAGTGTACTGGTAGCACATTCGCAGTACAATAATATAGAAGTATATTTTTATCAACCtcaaattgtatattttttcttagtATTTGGACTTGGCCAGAAACATACCAGCATGCTACTGCTGTGATGAGAGTATTTACAATATGTCTGTGCATGTACTTGGTATGATTCTCTGTCACACTAAGAACTGAAGGACACCTGCGTGTCCCTGTGCGAGGTGCTGTTGAGGGCGAGCATGATGTAGCCACgtgcctaacatttttttttacaaaaatgaaaatgttaacaTACATTGTCCAAAGCAAACCTACGGACaattgatgtactgtacacacaatagcCTATTTGTCTATATCTGTTGATGGACCATAGAATGCataaatatctgttaatgggcTGTAGACCGgacacatttacagcattttaagCATTTACACCTCATTTGTTACATTACACCAAAGACATTTGTAAACAAGGCAGTATTTTGTATAGCTAAAACTACCACAGACTTGGTGAAATACatgataaacacacatatattcaTGACAGTGTTATATGTTAGCCAAAATCAAGTgaaatatattacaaattaaGTTATAGAGAAGGCCTATTGCAATGAgtagaataatttaaattttatctttACTTCAGCATCTAACATTATgcacaaacaaatgcaaaactgaatgaaatatatattaccatccaacattacagtacatacaacatTAATATCCAAAAGCTCGCCCaaactatttataaatatagtctgaaaataaatataagtttCATATAATCAGACAAAGaattataacattaaataacTTACTCCTCAGAACCTTCGGCGGGATCAATTTGCTGTTCAAAATGCAACGTCTCATCGTCTGAGTTGTAATCTTCCTTAGAGGAAAAGGTGAATATATATTCCAGAATATACCGGAGTAGCTTGACATCCTCAAAACACCATGAACGTTCAGTGGATCCGATGTAAAAAACGTCATGCTTCTTATGGCATTGATCGCGCGTGCGTCTCACATGGACGATTGTAATAACAAAGTCAAAGTAGGTCGTGGGCGTGgttgcattaaaaataattagatcAGACTGAGAAACTAGACATAGTGTTGGTTCCATACTGATTACTTTATCAAACAATATTTTGTTTCAACATTTCGAATGTGGACACTTCTAACTTTctatagatatactgtatgtctcatgtctgtgtgtcttgtttttgcaaagtttcagttcattttagtgacatgtttttaaaaacagttcgcggacaaaagaaagaatgtacacactgtttattttccttattttgcaAAAGCACAcacttttgttgttattgtgaGTGTACACAAAAAAGTAGACACCTAACAGATTCAAATGGTGTATAACACTCATTTGTTTGACCAAAATCAACAGAGTATTCTTAATAAGTAAGTATTCTTAtttttcgtaaaaaaaaaaaaaaaaatgacgctGGTTACGCTGGTTACGCCGGCGACCTCAGAGAGTTAATTACTTCCTGTACAGGACCTATGATATTGTCCATCGGCGACTGAATGCCGAGAGATGACATATGCTTTCCGGCAAAATCAACAAATCATTCAAGAAAGACCCATCACTAGAGACCGATGGTTAGAGTGAATTTACAGAACACAGGCAGCGAGTTACCATCTACCATCTTTCGCTTATCCGCTGCCTAATAAAGGGCCGGGGAACCTCCGTCCAGGGAGTAGGATGATAAGGGCATGTGACTTATACACGTCTCCTTTCCCCGCAGACTCTGAGACCTCTGGGAAATCACCAGAAAAGAGCAACTGCTGAGAAAGAGCTACCACCTGCACTCATCAGCCAGCTCAGCACAGGAGTGTCCCATCTGCACCGGGCATCCACTCCCCAGCTGGACATGAGTTAAATATCACTCCTCGACCAGAACGGCTCCTGTTTTTGTCGATTTAAGTTGCAAATCTTCTTCCTGCTAAGCCTTTATAAAACCTAAATACATACGGGTGTTTTCACACTGCATACGCTGACTCCTCGTCCACAATCTTTAGTCCACCCTATGTCCACTTACAATTCCTGTCCACTTTCACCAGCTAGAGATAAGATTCATTCAccaatccctctctctctctctctctctctataactttgtttcggaggcgtgTGGACGGTCGGcactggcggtgggaacgcctgcgtcctttggcaggtgagggatgaacgcgaacatagtcctgaggcggtccggcctccacaaagttcaatgtttccccggcgtgcggctggtaaggcgcaagacgttCCCGGTGGaccaaaactcgtgcccgccctgccaaccgcaccgggtagatgacatcggagagccgagctattaccgtacaggggcccacccagtgagacacacgcccggccaagagccccctcctcctccttccagaggaacacacccacacctgctcgccagcagcaaaatctcgcccctggctgtgagtgtccatgcccattcgccccataggtgcccccacccgaaagtcttgcagcggtgcccgcgagcgctgggtggggcccgtCTGCTTGGCGATGGGCGGATCACGGTTCAGCTGTGACACCGGCGAAGccactgcgggtgacgcagtagctcggctgcacgctggctcagaCGGCTGATCACCTGAGGCTGAGAGCCTGGAGGGCTGCACAGGGAGAACGTTCAGTGTCGAGGGTTCTACGACGCGACGGCGCTCCACGAGCGCCcacagtaagacgccgtccagcacacagtcgacgtaaagcccagcgcggctttccaagcgtcctcccggcgctagtttagcagcTGAGGGTGtgcgctgtcccgtgcctcgccctcgccgcgaaacgtcggagagctgctcgttgcctagacgcgacgggtagccctgtccccggctaggttcacgaatcggctcttccgccgtaatgtaccgccgatatgggctcagcgtgctcggcctcgcgcagcggcaggtcgctttgccggctaacggcgcacggagctgtatcttgctccggcgcttgcgcagcgccagcctccgccccgagatccagggccgggattttcttcttgccgctccgcgttggttgaagtggtgtgctcgcgctagctccgtcaggaaagcgcttcttctgcgcgagtagtcgctccgctattcggcggcccgcttggattttcagaaggtcctccgttgtgcgcttgaacccgttactctccatcccacttctgacaccactgtagcatttttacgccggaaagaatgctggagagacgagtgagtttatttgctgcccaatgcaatggctgggagtactttattaggcacacagcaggtatggcatgagcagcaccttcacttaggagcctacatccaattcagcttcagcctgaaccagagcacatttcacacgtcactcccccacacacacaaacagggccgaagccactaacccaaacacctttccccatcatggtgaactcaccgacatccccgcaaggcatgctggtcgtcagccgccgccccgcccacgccacaatatatatatatatatatatatatatatatatatatagagagagagagagagagacatataatatatatatttcagctAATTCTAAGAATTAATGGAGTTTGCCACATAACTAAGAAACCATCTGTCATAAATACTTAGAGTtggacaagttaaaaaaaatccttacctcaaaactgttctttttaattaaattttatgactttaaataaactttaaaaaaatatattttttctatattttagtaTATAATAGTAGTGTCAAAGTGTATCAGATTGCCATTATCTGTATCTATATCTAAACATGTATTTAGTACACAGATGACCTTTTTGTGGTAACATAATACCAGTTTCCTTAACACAGTTTCTCACCACTGCcactactgtgtgtgtaactgttctGTGAGTTTAATTTGATTTCAGTAATAAAATTTCTCACAATGCCAGAAGTTTATTTACAGCTGTCTTTGTTTATAGTGGCACAAaattataacataacataaatttataataaCGTAAATGCTAACAGCAAAATCAAGCCCAAAGTCCTACATGCAGTGTGAACTAAACCTGCTGCTGGTTCTGATATATTAAACTCATCACTGTTTCCTGGTAAACTTCTTCCCTTAGTGAGTCTGCATGTGTCTCTGAAGAGTCTCCAGCTCTCTGTGCTTCTCCTCTGCTGAACCTTTCCTCCATCTCTGATTTTAAGACCAGAATGTTTCTCTGAAGTGACACTAATAAAACCTTTACTCTAACAGAAAGTgtctttaataatgttttactcCATTTCATGTTTTCATCTTTGTAGATTTTCAGCTCTAAACATTGTCAAAGATAAGTGTGTAAGTAGGAGTCATAGGGATGCTATTTGATGTCTATTTATTATATGTTAGTACCaattaagaacaaaaatattacagtaaaaatataaacaatgatCAGGGCTGCAgtcaaaaaacacattttctgaaCAATCAGAACAGAGAATTCTCCTGCACTgtgacattaaatatttatagaagAGTTAGTTTTAGATGAGAGTTTTAGCAGAAGTTAATTTAACAGAAATATACAATTTAATGTGAACTAGCCAGTGAGGTATATCACATGGTATAAAGTCAGGATCTATTTACACTCTTGCTCTTCTTTTTTTAGCTGCTCCTGTTAGGGGCCACAACAGATCTACATATTTGTATTGACAGAGGTTTTTGGCAAATGCATTTCCTACTCTCCTTACATTATTTCTAGCCTTGGGACCTGAAAGTACACTGTACTGTGCACCCCTGTGCCTGGGTTTCATGTTGGGGAATTCaaccaagcttttttttttttttttcccaagacAGGCAAAAATACTTCCATTGTACTAACAGGGTCAGGATCCATGTACCCCAGTCTAATAGAAAGTCCTATTTTCTCTGCCTCATATTTACTAAAGTCACTCTTTTGTTTCCGGTAAGCTCAACACAGTTATACGGTATGCTTCACTCAGCAGACTGTGTGAttctgtgaccttaaaaagttTCTGTTTAAGAGTCTCCAGCTCTCTGTTCTTTTCCTCCATCTGTCTGCTGAACTCTTCCTGCATCTTTGTTTTTGAGGCCAAAATGTTTCTCTGGAGTTCAGGCAGGATGATCTTCATgaggtttctctctgtctcaatCCTGACCTCTCCTTCATACACCTCCCTGATGTCCTGTTGGTGCctctcctccatctctctcctctccctctctctcttttcttttagtttcttcaccttttcttccatttctgcCCTTCGCTCTACCTCTCGTTTTAACTCCCTCTTaagttctctctttttctcttcatctctctcttctttcatcTTTCTCTCCAGTTCAGTTGTTCGGTCATTCAGTTGTCTGATGTGTCCTTCATGTTCCAGGATTATTCCTTCCATTTTTCTCAGAGAGTCCTGCACCTCATTAATTATTTTCTCCTTTACTTCTGTTTCTACTTTCATCCTTATCTCTCCTCCTTCCTTTAGAATCTTAGTCTCTATCGCTCTAATCTGAGATTCTGTCTCCAGGTAGATCTCACTGCTGTAGAATTTCTCTCTGCTTCCTTCCACCATCTTCTCTATCTTCTCCATCAGCTCTAAGACCTGAGAACCATCTCCACTCTCCTTAATGTTGAGACAGTGAAACCTGTTCCCACATTTCTCCACTAGCCTCTGGACCTCCTGGTCTCCTGACTGGATAAACTCCTCAATGTTCTTCTTCTGAAGTTCATCAGTGACACTGAATATGATCATGGTGTTTCTCCAACATCTCTCTCCAAATATCTCCTCCATTTTCTCCAGCatccctctctcctctcctgtAAGCTGCTTTACAGGTATGACCAGGAGGAAGGCATGGGGTCCTGGAGCAGACAGATGGACACAGAGTCCCACATCCTGTCTCAGCTTCTCCAGAGAGAGTCCAGGAGAGAACCAGTCAGGAGTGTCCATCACAGTCACCTTCCTCCCAGCCACCTTACCCTGTGTGCTCTCACTCTGCTGGGTGGATGTAGATGTAGCTGTAGATGTAGCAGCCTGGTTCCTCTCCTTTCTGCTCAGGATGGTGTTTCCTGCTGCACTCTTCCCAGACCCCGTCCTCCCCAGCAGCACCAGCCTCAGTTCTGCTACAGGAACCGACACTGGAGAATGTGCACTAGATGATTCTCCACCCACtgaaaattaagaataaataatttaatacagaaTCACTTACTTACTGCATTGTGGTGATTATGTTGTTCTCTGGAGTATGTGGTGGACTGATGGACCATCCTTTAGATAACTTAtatcaaatttattttaatcatagtCTGATCTTcctacagtggtgtaaaaaactatttcccctccttcctgatttcttattcttttgcatgtttgtcacacaaaatgtttctgatcatcaaacacatttaactattaatcaaagataacacaagtaaacacaaaatgcagtttttaaatgatggtttttattatttagggagaaaaaaaatccaaatctacatggccctgtgtgaaaaagttaatgccccctgaacctaataactggttgggccacccttaccagcaataactgcaatcaagcgtttgcgataacttgcaacgagtcttttacagcgctctggaggaattttggcccactcatctttgcagaattgttgtaattcagctttgtttgagggttttctagcatgaaccacctttttaaggtcatgccacaacatctcaataggattcaggtcaggactttgactaggccactccaaagtcttcattttgtttttcttcagccattcagaggtggatttgctggtgtgttttgggtcattgtcctgctgcaacACCCAAGATCGCtacagcttgagttgacgaacagatggccagacattctccttcaggattttttggtggacagtagaattcatggttccatctatcacagcaagccttccaggtcctgaagcagcaaaacaaccccagaccatctcactaccaccaccatattttactgttggtatgatgttctttttctgaaatgctgtgttacttttacgccagatgtaacgggacacgcaccttccaaaaagttcaacttttgtctcgtcggccCACGAGGTATtctcccaaaagtcttggcaatcattgagctgttttttagcaaaattgagacgagccttaatgttctttttcttaaaagtggtttgcgtctctttcttatggagtcgtgaacactgaccttaattgaggcaagtgaggcctgcggttctttagatgttgtcctggggtcttttgtggcctctcggatgagttgtctatgcgcttttggggtaattttggtcggccggccactcctgggaaggttcaccactgttccatgtttttgccatttgtggataatggctctcactgtagttcgctggagtcccaaagctttagaaatggctttataacctttaccagactgatagatctcaattacttttgttctcatttgttcctaaatttctttggatcttggcatgatgtctagcttttgaggtgcttttggtctacttctctgtgtcaggtagctcctatttaagtgatttcttgattgaaacaggtgtggcagtaatcaggcctgggggtgactacagaaattgaactcaggtgtgataaaccacagttaagttattttttaacaaggggggcaatcactttttcacagagggccatgtagatttggagttttttttctcccttaataacgtaaaccttcatttaaaaactgcattttgtgtttaattatgttatctttgactaatagttaacggtttttgatgagcagaaacatttaagtgtgacaaacatgcaaaagtatAAGAAATTAGAAAGGGGGCAaacagtttttcacaccactgtatatgctcACTACTGTAACTGTGTTACATAAGATCCCATAAAATGAACAAGTCCCTTTCCAGGTGGATTTACAGTTGTCCGGGACAACCACAAAATGTGTCTGGGcaaatttatttcaaaagaaCTTGTTCAATCTGGCAAATATGATcctgtaaaatattaattactatTAACAAATTAATTCTTTAGTGTCATTATTTTTGCAAAGCCTGGGATCccacttttaaaatattaaattatttcactCTTTCTCATGCTTTCAGAATTTGTATTTACACTCACTGAGCTGCGCTTGCTCTTGCTAATGTGTTGTGGCttttcaataaaatttaatagtGCGTAGGTTGTCAGATATTGCAGAAACCCTCTGCACTCGGATAAAAAAGCCtagtgccctaagcctcctgggataggctccaggccccctgcgaccctaaata contains the following coding sequences:
- the LOC128512051 gene encoding golgin subfamily A member 6-like protein 25, whose translation is MRNREKIIEEKDAQLENINKLLSEKETELKNTGKKLETSKNKLETLGQELQDKKRQLQKTIIVLEQQKNDLAEKTKQLEETERRLTERETQLMERDKQLQEKDRLLEEKTKQLQEQTDPESSAPIRRRNSKDTLHPHMGGESSSAHSPVSVPVAELRLVLLGRTGSGKSAAGNTILSRKERNQAATSTATSTSTQQSESTQGKVAGRKVTVMDTPDWFSPGLSLEKLRQDVGLCVHLSAPGPHAFLLVIPVKQLTGEERGMLEKMEEIFGERCWRNTMIIFSVTDELQKKNIEEFIQSGDQEVQRLVEKCGNRFHCLNIKESGDGSQVLELMEKIEKMVEGSREKFYSSEIYLETESQIRAIETKILKEGGEIRMKVETEVKEKIINEVQDSLRKMEGIILEHEGHIRQLNDRTTELERKMKEERDEEKKRELKRELKREVERRAEMEEKVKKLKEKRERERREMEERHQQDIREVYEGEVRIETERNLMKIILPELQRNILASKTKMQEEFSRQMEEKNRELETLKQKLFKVTESHSLLSEAYRITVLSLPETKE